Within the Streptomyces sp. R41 genome, the region CGGTGCGGATGCCGCGGCGCTCGCAGAAGTCCACGGCCTTCTCGTAGTACTCGCGCTGCACTTCGAGGGCGGAGGCCTCGCGGCCGCTGGCCAGGCGCACCTTGCGGCGGCCCGTGATGTCGTGGCTGACCTCGCGGATCGCCCGGATCGGGTTCTCCAGGGTGAGGTCGCGCATGACCGTACCCGCCTCGATCATGCGCAGGACGAGGTCGGTGGCGCCGACCTTGAGGAGCATGGTCGTCTCGGACATGTTCGAGTCGCCGACGATGACGTGCAGCCGGCGGTAGCGCTCGGCGTCGGCATGCGGCTCGTCCCGCGTGTTGATGATGGGCCGGGAGCGGGTCGTCGCGGAGCTGACGCCCTCCCAGATGTGTTCGGCGCGCTGGCTGACGCAGTACACGGCGCCGCGCGGGGTCTGCAGCACCTTGCCGGCACCGCACAGAAGCTGCCTCGTGACAAGGAATGGGATGAGGATGTCCGCGAGTCGGGAGAACTCCCCGTGCCGGGCCACAAGATAGTTCTCGTGGCACCCGTAGGAGTTGCCCGCCGAGTCGGTGTTGTTCTTGAACAGGTAGACGTCGCCCGCGATTCCTTCCTCGTGCAGGCGTCGTTCGGCGTCCACCAGGAGTCCTTCGAGAATGCGCTCGCCGGCCTTGTCGTGGGTGACGAGTTCCGTCACGTTGTCACATTCGGGTGTCGCGTATTCCGGATGTGATCCCACGTCGAGATAGAGGCGGGCACCGTTCCGCAGAAAGACATTGCTGCTGCGGCCCCATGAC harbors:
- the pafA gene encoding Pup--protein ligase, whose protein sequence is MDRRIFGLENEYGVTCTFRGQRRLSPDEVARYLFRRVVSWGRSSNVFLRNGARLYLDVGSHPEYATPECDNVTELVTHDKAGERILEGLLVDAERRLHEEGIAGDVYLFKNNTDSAGNSYGCHENYLVARHGEFSRLADILIPFLVTRQLLCGAGKVLQTPRGAVYCVSQRAEHIWEGVSSATTRSRPIINTRDEPHADAERYRRLHVIVGDSNMSETTMLLKVGATDLVLRMIEAGTVMRDLTLENPIRAIREVSHDITGRRKVRLASGREASALEVQREYYEKAVDFCERRGIRTGTVEQVLELWGRTLDAIEAEDLDRIGTEIDWVMKYKLIERYRAKHNMTMSHPRVAQIDLAYHDIHRRRGLYYLLERKGQATRICNDLKIFEGKSVPPQTTRARLRGDFIRRAQEQRRDFTVDWVHLKLNDQAQRTVLCKDPFRSVDDRVEKLIAGM